The DNA sequence GGTTTTGGTTCAGCAGTGGCAGAAGCCTTAACAGAAGGAGAAGTTATGGCGAAATTAAAACGTTTTGGTGTACCTGATATTTTAGTAGATCATGCTAAACCCGATCAATCTTTTGCTGATTTAGGCTTAACTGCACCTCAAATTTCTGAGCAAATTCTTTCTTCTTGGTTTGCTGAAAAACCGGCGGTTGTGGCTAATTAATCTTTGTTAGGGGTGTTGAAAAAGTGTTTTGGTGAGAGTAGGTATTAGGTGGCAGGTATTTTTTCTTAATAACCCAAGTTGCTAGTTGGAAATTTTCACTCTACAGTGATAAAAATGGAGTGAACCTGAGTTCGGAGTTCGGAGTTCGAAGTTCGGAGTTAAAAGTAATAATTATTGACAAAAAAGTTGAATAAATTGATTTTCAATGAGTTTTTCCTAAATTTAATAATTTTTTATTCCAAAATTGGCTCGATGATAACTCGAGGGCGCTTTATTTTTCGATACTTTGTTCATCGAACTCAGGTGAGTGAAAATAAAATGGTTAACCAAATAATTGTTATCTAAACTGTTGTAGATAATTCGGCTAAAGTGACCGCTTATGATGCATGAGATCCTTGAGATGCGATCGCACCTTTCTTGGTACAATAATTAAGATGCGATCGACCATGAACAATAATTCAGCAACGCCATTAAAGCTTTTAGACAGAGACGAAACCTTCAATGTATAAAGAAAAGATCAATATCATCCGAGAAAAAAAAGACTAAAAAAAACTTGATATTATGTTAAAGTTTTATTGAAATATGAATTAATTGCTCTTCTATTTTAGTAATAGTTGATGGAAATAAATTCGCTTTAAAATTTAGTGTTTGTTGATATTTTATAAATGCTGTATTATAAAAATTTTGTAAGATAAAATTCATAAAAACATTAGGAGTAAGAGGGGAAGAAACTGGAATACGACAGTTTTTAAATTGACCTAAAGTTAAATGGCATTTAGGATGATATATTTCGCTAAAATTTTTAGGATCATAATCAAATCTAATTGGTGTAGGTAAAATATCTTTAACTATTATATCAGCATAAATCTCGTCATCTTCATAAATCTCAGGTTCATTATGAAAAGACTCTAAAAAAGGTGAGGGAAAAAAAGCTAATCTATGGGAAATTAATTGATTATTTTGAAAAGTATATAAAATTTGTATTAAAGCACCATCTAACATTTTAAAATTGAAATTCCTCTGTTTATTTAGTTCTTCATATATATCCTGATAAGAAATATTCTTTAGAGCAATGGATAAATCAACCATATTAGAATAACAGACCATGATTTGATTATTGATAACTTTTTGTTGAGAGGGATAATTTTGGTCATCACATAGTCCTACTTCAATTAATTTAGAAGTTATATTTTGAACTTCTTTAAAAATATCGCTACAAGTAATCATTTATGAGAGTATCAATTAAGTAATGTTATGATATAGACTGATCCTATCATCATTAATTAACCATGTCTCATCAATGCCCTCGATGTCATAATACTAAAATCATCAAAAACGGTTTTGCTCGTGGTCAACAAAGGTTTAAATGTAAGCACTGTAACTATCAGTTCACCACTGATAAGATTGATCGAGGTAAACCTATGTGGATGAAACTAGAAACAGCAATTCTGTATTGCAGTGGAATGTCTATGAATTCGATCGCAAAGCTTCTCAATGTTTCTGCTCAGACTATTTTAAATTGGATTAGAGCTTTGGCACTAGAAAATTATGAAAAGCCTGAACCC is a window from the Cyanobacterium sp. Dongsha4 genome containing:
- a CDS encoding DUF2290 domain-containing protein, coding for MITCSDIFKEVQNITSKLIEVGLCDDQNYPSQQKVINNQIMVCYSNMVDLSIALKNISYQDIYEELNKQRNFNFKMLDGALIQILYTFQNNQLISHRLAFFPSPFLESFHNEPEIYEDDEIYADIIVKDILPTPIRFDYDPKNFSEIYHPKCHLTLGQFKNCRIPVSSPLTPNVFMNFILQNFYNTAFIKYQQTLNFKANLFPSTITKIEEQLIHISIKL